A single window of Streptomyces cathayae DNA harbors:
- a CDS encoding roadblock/LC7 domain-containing protein gives MNTDLSWVLNDVLEVRGARHAVLVSGDGLLLQRSDDISRDDAETNAAAMSSMQSLSRAVAGFVGAGNGIWKQTLLEYDGGWIFLSAAGQGAYLAVSAAPDVDMEAVSFRMQKTVAALSKAMSVAPRENRGVGS, from the coding sequence GTGAACACCGACCTGTCGTGGGTGCTGAACGACGTGCTCGAGGTGCGTGGTGCCCGTCATGCCGTGCTCGTCTCGGGTGACGGCCTGCTGCTTCAGCGTTCGGACGACATCTCGCGCGACGACGCGGAGACGAACGCCGCCGCCATGAGTTCCATGCAGTCCCTCAGCCGGGCGGTCGCCGGTTTCGTCGGGGCGGGGAACGGCATCTGGAAGCAGACGCTGCTGGAGTACGACGGTGGCTGGATCTTCCTGAGCGCCGCCGGTCAGGGCGCCTACCTGGCCGTCTCGGCGGCTCCGGACGTCGACATGGAAGCCGTGTCGTTCCGCATGCAGAAGACGGTGGCGGCACTGAGCAAGGCGATGAGCGTGGCGCCACGCGAGAACC
- a CDS encoding ATP-binding protein produces the protein MTSLIRDPLLWILLVVLIAAAFAVMRARRTNLALRRTRKDLESDLGQAQGQLAQQQGYIATLNAQHQGDLADVRADAESSTKAVLKSAMGTLQSLAEEQQLLLDGLLKKYGNDSEVLADLMSVDHTGSQFSRRAKGISVLCGGWLGRRDGTASVYDVARSAQGRIRDFDRVGIHAQVSVSVSAKAVEPVAVVLAELLDNATTYSAPGTPVEVNIQAVPTGVCFIVDDAGLGMDQETKDRAATLLSSDNEVDITALGDPPRFGFAVCGMLATRYGFSVSVGSVSPYGGVRAVIRVPESLLAADAPAPAEPVQEAVSQEAAPQRLTPVPVGPSHVVGRTNGGLPKRRRRQGPISVVPSPDDTAGVDEQTSEPASEVTASRLGAFARGTQLGRITNTMEGPDQQ, from the coding sequence ATGACGTCATTGATCAGGGATCCACTGTTGTGGATCTTGCTGGTAGTACTCATCGCTGCGGCGTTCGCAGTGATGAGGGCGCGGAGAACCAACCTGGCGCTCCGCAGAACGAGGAAGGACCTGGAATCGGACCTGGGTCAGGCCCAGGGCCAACTCGCCCAGCAGCAGGGGTACATCGCCACCCTCAACGCACAGCACCAGGGCGACCTCGCCGACGTCCGCGCGGATGCCGAGTCGTCGACCAAAGCCGTGTTGAAGTCGGCGATGGGAACGCTGCAGTCCCTCGCCGAGGAGCAGCAGCTGCTGCTGGACGGCCTGTTGAAGAAGTACGGCAACGACAGCGAGGTCCTCGCCGACCTGATGTCGGTGGACCACACCGGCAGCCAGTTCAGCCGCCGGGCCAAGGGCATCTCGGTCCTGTGCGGTGGCTGGCTGGGCCGGCGTGACGGCACGGCCTCCGTGTACGACGTGGCGCGCAGCGCCCAGGGACGGATCAGGGACTTCGACCGGGTCGGCATCCACGCGCAGGTCAGCGTCTCCGTCTCCGCCAAGGCCGTGGAGCCGGTGGCCGTCGTGCTGGCCGAGCTGCTGGACAACGCGACCACCTACAGCGCTCCGGGTACGCCGGTCGAGGTCAACATCCAGGCCGTCCCGACGGGTGTGTGCTTCATCGTCGACGACGCCGGCCTGGGCATGGACCAGGAGACCAAGGACCGGGCGGCGACTCTGCTGTCGTCCGACAACGAGGTCGACATCACCGCTCTGGGCGACCCGCCCCGGTTCGGGTTCGCGGTGTGCGGCATGCTCGCCACGCGGTACGGCTTCTCCGTCTCCGTCGGTTCGGTGTCCCCCTACGGCGGAGTGCGTGCAGTGATCCGTGTACCGGAAAGCCTCCTGGCCGCCGACGCTCCCGCGCCCGCCGAGCCCGTCCAGGAGGCCGTGAGCCAGGAGGCCGCCCCGCAGCGGCTGACTCCCGTCCCGGTCGGCCCCTCCCACGTGGTGGGCAGGACGAACGGCGGGCTTCCCAAGCGACGCCGGCGGCAGGGCCCCATCTCGGTGGTGCCCTCGCCGGACGACACGGCCGGTGTCGACGAGCAGACGTCCGAACCGGCCAGCGAGGTGACCGCGTCACGCCTCGGGGCGTTCGCCCGTGGCACACAGCTCGGTCGGATCACGAACACCATGGAAGGACCTGATCAGCAGTGA